The nucleotide window AATGTTGCTTAATAAGCTTGGTGATGAGTAACTCAATATGGTACATAGCAACTGCTTCATTTGTAAAACATGTGACTTCTAGATGCATTGAAAAGCACATAACTTTGTTAGCCATGCCTGGGCTCAGACCACAGTATAAGCATGTGATTTGAATTCTGCATTTCTCCATCTTTGTTAAACAAATTTCCTGTGAGCATCCCTTTCATGCACAATGGCATTTCTTTAGTACATTCTATCAAACATAATGTTTCTAAGGTCATTAACTAATGCTTCTCAGGTTATCTGTAGGTCACTAATTTGTTCAGTTTTTGCACATTGCTTCtatcatttatactgtatgttattctTTTTAGGACCGAGCGCTTGGCCCGAGATATTGTTCGTGATATGGGAGGAGAACATATTGTGGCCCTGTGCGTATTGAAAGGAGGGTATACATTCTTTGCAGACCTGCTGGATTACATTAAGGCACTGAATCGGAACAGTGACAAGTCTGTGCCGCTGACTGTGGATTTCATTAGGCTAAAGAGCTACTCTGTGAGTGCCAGCATCCACTCATCCATTTACACTGAACGCTATATGAGGCGCACAATCGTGCCATATTGATTGTTTTGAGCAGATTGTTTCAAGTTATTCTGATGTCATACATCCTGTACATACAGAAAAGTTCTCTAAAACCAATTGTGTGCTGTGTTTACGGTATGTAAACCAGAACAAGATGTGCAATCATTCCATATATGACTGTTAAGACAGGAGTTTgcttaaaatctttcatttttatatcCAGAATGACCAGTCACCAAGCTGTGTAAAGGTTATTGGAGGTGAGGAGTTGGCTGCTCTCACTGGAAAGGTGAGTTTAGGTTAAATTTTATGCACATAAGAGACGATCATGTCTATCTCATTGATTTGTCATGTCTTATAAACTATTCTTTCTTTACTACATCAACAGAACGTGCTTGTGGTTGAGGTGAGtctttttgctttaaatatattaaaagttcTGAATTTACATATTTTGTATCCTTTACTGCATATTTTCATCCCtttttaaagtttctttttaacATATGAAAAGAACTTGAGCTGATAATTTtaacatcatatacagtattatgatcTTTATGGGTGTATGTGTATTTTGCATTGTGATGCAAGGCGATCAATATTATTCCAGGTGTACTATTAATTTTACTTCTCTGGCTGTTTTACAGGATATTATTGAAACTGGAAAGACAATGGAAACTCTGCTAGAGTTATTAAATCAATGTCAACCCAAGATAGTAAAAGTGGCCAGGTAACAGTGGCCATTATTCATAATGTTTGTGATAAATGGTGTACACATCTGTGCCAAAGAGGAATCTCTGTATAAATCTTATACATAAGTATAAGATATACCCACGTATATACTTTAATCCCGGGACAGGATATTATTTAGGGtcggggtagctcagtggttaaggcattagactacggCTTGGAAGGTCCcaagttcaaatcccatgaccaccaagttgagcgaggcccttaaccctcaagaGCTCGaatatataatgaaataaaaatgtgagttatgccaaatgcctaaatgtaaagtcACATGTCTTAAGCTATTGAGTGTCTTGATTGTTAGAAGACTGAACTGCTGAACTGACACCATTCTCTCTATTAACGACTAAATGCTTTCAAACACTTCTTGAGCTGTTTATATTATGTCTGAATGCCTTAAAGAATCTTCCGCATTCATTTCGCAGCCCTTTAAAAGCAGTTTTTGCCCAGTGCTGCTTATACTCACACAATCTAAGAAAAGCTATTTTATTAAACAGGAAGTAACCCATAAGACCTGGCTTGTACCTCACACAGTCACTAATGTATTTAGCAAGCTGCAGATTCTCCACAAGATGGAGCTATAAGTAGATCATGCACCACAGCACCAGGTGCTGGAGTACCCCTTTTTtgctgatattttattttattaagcgGCAATAGCTTCAGGCTCTTCTCATTCATGTGGCATGCCCAAATATCTAATATGTACCTCATGTAGATCTATTATATTCAGTCACACCTACATTTCATTTACCTGAATTGTTGCAAATCACTCGCTCACTTATGTTCTAtcccacttaatcctgtatacagggttgcgggggggcctggagcctatcccagaaaactTGGGAAGCAGGTTGCACACTGGACAGGGTCAAAACCCAtcccaggacacacacacactcgcactcattcacacagtacgggcattttgggaacatcaatta belongs to Clarias gariepinus isolate MV-2021 ecotype Netherlands chromosome 2, CGAR_prim_01v2, whole genome shotgun sequence and includes:
- the hprt1l gene encoding hypoxanthine phosphoribosyltransferase 1, like isoform X2 — encoded protein: MYRTERLARDIVRDMGGEHIVALCVLKGGYTFFADLLDYIKALNRNSDKSVPLTVDFIRLKSYSNDQSPSCVKVIGGEELAALTGKNVLVVEDIIETGKTMETLLELLNQCQPKIVKVASLLVKRTPKSSGYRPDYFGFEVPNKFLVGYALDYNEYFRDLNHICILSDRAKEKYKM
- the hprt1l gene encoding hypoxanthine phosphoribosyltransferase 1, like isoform X1 yields the protein MASTYVQIDDENKGYALSHFCVPKHYEEDLESVIIPNGLIKDRTERLARDIVRDMGGEHIVALCVLKGGYTFFADLLDYIKALNRNSDKSVPLTVDFIRLKSYSNDQSPSCVKVIGGEELAALTGKNVLVVEDIIETGKTMETLLELLNQCQPKIVKVASLLVKRTPKSSGYRPDYFGFEVPNKFLVGYALDYNEYFRDLNHICILSDRAKEKYKM